From the Gemmatimonadales bacterium genome, one window contains:
- a CDS encoding ABC transporter ATP-binding protein, with protein sequence MSSAISTTAERMAMLPPDVPRDAIIVTRNLQREYDMGGEVVRALRGVDITIRKNEFVAIMGPSGSGKSTLMNMIGCLDSPSGGEYWLNGFRVSELADDELARIRNKEIGFVFQTFNLLPRATALHNVELPLVYAGMGAKARVAKATEALRQVGLADRMHHRPNELSGGQRQRVAVARALVNDPSIILADEPTGNLDSATSIEIMALFEDLYKGGQTIVLVTHEHDIAAHAARQVHLKDGRVEQDFLTEKSS encoded by the coding sequence GTGAGTTCTGCCATCAGCACCACCGCCGAACGGATGGCCATGCTGCCGCCCGATGTGCCGCGGGACGCGATCATCGTCACCCGCAACCTCCAGCGTGAGTATGACATGGGCGGCGAAGTGGTGCGCGCCCTGCGCGGGGTGGACATCACCATCCGGAAGAACGAGTTCGTGGCCATCATGGGCCCCTCCGGTTCCGGCAAGTCGACGCTGATGAACATGATCGGCTGCCTCGACAGCCCCTCGGGCGGCGAGTACTGGCTGAACGGGTTCCGGGTGTCGGAGCTGGCGGACGACGAACTGGCCCGCATCCGCAACAAGGAAATCGGCTTCGTCTTTCAGACCTTCAACCTGCTGCCCCGCGCCACGGCGCTCCACAACGTGGAATTGCCGCTGGTCTACGCCGGCATGGGCGCCAAGGCCCGGGTGGCGAAGGCCACCGAAGCGCTGCGGCAGGTCGGCCTGGCGGACCGGATGCACCACCGGCCGAACGAACTCTCGGGCGGCCAGCGCCAGCGCGTGGCCGTGGCCCGGGCACTGGTCAACGACCCGAGCATCATCCTGGCCGACGAGCCGACCGGCAACCTCGACTCGGCAACGAGCATCGAGATCATGGCGCTCTTCGAGGACTTGTACAAGGGAGGCCAGACGATCGTCCTGGTCACCCACGAGCACGACATCGCCGCCCACGCCGCGCGCCAGGTCCACCTCAAGGACGGGCGCGTCGAGCAAGACTTCCTGACGGAGAAGAGCAGCTAA
- a CDS encoding efflux RND transporter periplasmic adaptor subunit gives MRTQTLILAILALAACKKEVPPLVYQAMPVERRDIVVSVQAAGVIQPDTTVEVKSKASGEILDMQVETGQLVERGALMVKVDQRTPRNQLAQAEAQLEVAQARLQNALSQRNRANELYQSQSITQIEQEAAVLAYANAKADVVTAEVNVENAKIRMADTDVRAPITGTIIEKNVERGQVISSPTSDVGGGTVLLKMADLNLVQVRTLVDETDIGKIKPGLRATVTVDAYPNTPFDGEVLKVEPQAETQQNVTMFPVIVRIQNRDGRLRPGMNAEVEMHVGQRDSVLALPNAALRTQRDVTSAAQVLGLNPENIPAELAANDSAAAARATGTDGQATQAAGTAPSDSATPAKPAGNTMTMPNGQTITLPAGVTEAQIRAIFAKRMGGQQLSASESALLRQVFQGMGGGRGGRPGGSRPSGTDAQFGGNYIVFVLRNGQPTPVNVRTGLTDLDYSEVVSGVALGDSVLILPSASLIQSQQEFKQRISNITGGGLPGVRSNSSSGGGR, from the coding sequence ATGCGGACCCAGACCCTGATCCTCGCCATCCTCGCCCTCGCGGCCTGCAAGAAGGAAGTCCCGCCGCTGGTGTACCAGGCTATGCCGGTGGAACGGCGCGACATCGTCGTGTCTGTTCAGGCGGCGGGTGTCATCCAGCCCGACACGACCGTCGAGGTGAAGTCGAAGGCGTCCGGCGAGATCCTCGACATGCAGGTGGAGACAGGCCAGCTCGTCGAGCGCGGCGCGCTGATGGTCAAGGTTGATCAGCGCACCCCGCGCAATCAGCTGGCCCAGGCAGAGGCACAGCTCGAGGTGGCCCAGGCGCGGTTGCAGAACGCCCTGTCCCAGCGGAACCGGGCCAACGAACTGTACCAGTCCCAGTCCATCACGCAGATCGAGCAGGAGGCGGCGGTGCTCGCCTACGCCAACGCCAAGGCGGACGTGGTGACTGCCGAGGTCAACGTGGAGAACGCCAAGATCCGCATGGCGGACACCGACGTCCGGGCGCCGATCACCGGCACCATCATCGAGAAGAACGTGGAGCGCGGGCAAGTCATCTCCTCGCCTACCAGCGACGTCGGCGGCGGGACCGTCCTCCTCAAGATGGCGGACCTCAACCTCGTCCAGGTTCGGACCCTGGTGGACGAGACCGACATCGGGAAGATCAAGCCGGGACTCCGGGCTACCGTGACGGTTGACGCCTATCCGAACACGCCCTTCGATGGCGAGGTCCTGAAGGTCGAGCCGCAGGCGGAGACCCAGCAGAACGTCACCATGTTCCCGGTGATCGTGCGCATCCAGAACCGCGACGGTCGACTCCGCCCGGGGATGAACGCCGAGGTGGAGATGCACGTCGGCCAGCGGGACAGCGTGCTCGCCCTCCCCAATGCGGCCCTCCGGACCCAGCGGGACGTCACCTCGGCCGCCCAGGTCCTCGGATTGAATCCGGAGAATATTCCGGCTGAGCTCGCCGCCAATGACAGCGCGGCGGCCGCCAGGGCCACCGGCACGGACGGCCAGGCCACCCAGGCGGCGGGCACGGCGCCGAGCGACAGCGCCACGCCGGCGAAGCCGGCGGGCAACACCATGACCATGCCGAACGGCCAGACCATCACGCTCCCGGCCGGCGTGACCGAGGCCCAGATCCGCGCCATCTTTGCGAAGCGGATGGGTGGCCAGCAGCTGAGCGCCTCGGAGAGCGCGCTCCTGCGCCAGGTCTTCCAGGGTATGGGCGGCGGGCGGGGCGGGCGCCCCGGCGGCAGCCGGCCCTCCGGTACCGACGCCCAGTTCGGCGGGAACTACATTGTCTTCGTCCTGCGCAACGGCCAGCCGACGCCGGTCAACGTCCGCACCGGCCTGACCGATCTGGACTACAGCGAGGTGGTCAGCGGCGTGGCCCTCGGTGACTCCGTCCTCATCCTGCCCAGCGCCAGCCTGATCCAGTCGCAGCAGGAATTCAAGCAGCGGATCAGCAACATCACCGGCGGGGGACTGCCGGGCGTCCGCTCGAACTCCAGCTCCGGGGGAGGGCGCTAG
- a CDS encoding ABC transporter permease has translation MMIGETVAVAFQSIRANKLRTALTMLGVIIGVAAVIAMVALGTGAQRAVEERINSLGANLLTIYAGQSFNRGVASGNRVSLTTDDADAIARDAKLISAVVPEMQSSMQVQLGNKNINTNVLGTTANYAEVRNYTVPYGRMFTTGDNDARQRYAVLGWDVPEMLGGNPAAMIGQTIQIRGIPFEIIGVLSQKGSGGSWQNPDEQIVIPLQTARYRIFGTDRLRSLTVKVADGVPLERGMVDFERVLRREHKIRPGAENDFQVRNQQEILATQQSATQVFTALLASIAGVSLLVGGIGIMNIMLVSVTERTREIGIRKALGATRGNILLQFLIEAMVLSFVGGTLGILLGSGTAVTLSRLAGWNTYVSPMAILVAFLFSAGVGLFFGILPARRAASLDPIVALRYE, from the coding sequence ATGATGATCGGCGAGACGGTCGCGGTCGCGTTCCAGTCGATCCGCGCCAACAAGCTCCGGACCGCGCTGACCATGCTCGGCGTCATCATTGGCGTGGCCGCCGTCATCGCCATGGTGGCGCTCGGCACCGGCGCGCAGCGCGCGGTCGAGGAGCGCATCAACTCCCTGGGCGCCAACCTTCTCACCATCTACGCGGGACAGTCGTTCAACCGGGGCGTCGCCTCCGGCAACCGGGTCAGCCTCACCACCGACGACGCCGACGCCATCGCGCGCGACGCCAAGCTGATCTCCGCCGTGGTGCCCGAGATGCAGTCGTCGATGCAGGTCCAGCTCGGCAACAAGAACATCAACACCAACGTCCTCGGGACCACGGCCAACTACGCCGAGGTGCGGAACTACACCGTGCCTTACGGGCGGATGTTCACCACGGGGGACAATGACGCCCGCCAGCGCTATGCCGTGCTCGGCTGGGACGTGCCGGAAATGCTCGGGGGGAATCCCGCCGCGATGATCGGGCAGACGATCCAGATCCGCGGGATCCCGTTCGAGATCATCGGGGTCCTCAGCCAGAAGGGGTCCGGTGGGTCCTGGCAGAACCCGGACGAGCAGATCGTCATCCCGCTCCAGACCGCGCGGTACCGGATCTTCGGCACCGACCGGCTCCGGTCGCTGACCGTCAAGGTGGCCGACGGCGTGCCGCTGGAGCGGGGGATGGTGGACTTCGAGCGGGTGCTGCGCCGGGAACACAAGATTCGGCCCGGCGCCGAGAACGACTTCCAGGTCCGCAACCAGCAGGAGATCCTCGCCACGCAGCAGTCGGCCACCCAGGTGTTCACCGCCCTGCTGGCCAGCATCGCCGGCGTCAGCCTCCTGGTGGGCGGGATCGGGATCATGAACATCATGCTGGTCTCGGTCACGGAGCGGACCCGCGAGATCGGGATCCGGAAGGCGCTCGGCGCCACGCGGGGAAACATCCTGCTCCAGTTCCTGATTGAGGCGATGGTCCTGTCGTTCGTCGGCGGAACTCTTGGGATCCTGCTCGGGTCCGGGACGGCCGTGACCCTCTCGCGCCTGGCGGGCTGGAACACGTATGTTTCCCCCATGGCCATTCTTGTCGCATTCCTGTTCAGCGCCGGCGTCGGATTGTTTTTCGGCATCCTGCCCGCCAGGCGCGCCGCCTCCCTCGACCCGATTGTGGCGCTCCGCTATGAATAG
- a CDS encoding RidA family protein has translation MNRAATAALAVLVLIGCGPTAAPAGGPGGAGRIYPVAPPPPEFLQAPNVPIIPGFSSAVKIGQTVYLSGQVPLDSTRLLVGDGDRVAQLRQALDNASAIVRFARGVPADLIKLTIYCVGCTSDDFNAMRTAAADIFPTGEGPALTMVGVTSLPDAGMLVALDGVAVLRGTIPDRTRDPEAGTR, from the coding sequence ATGAATAGGGCCGCGACTGCGGCCCTGGCAGTGCTGGTGCTGATCGGATGTGGCCCCACCGCCGCCCCCGCGGGGGGCCCCGGCGGGGCCGGGCGCATCTACCCCGTGGCGCCGCCACCGCCCGAGTTCCTCCAGGCCCCAAACGTGCCGATCATCCCCGGCTTCAGCAGCGCCGTGAAGATTGGCCAGACGGTCTACCTGTCCGGCCAGGTGCCGCTGGACAGCACCAGGCTCCTGGTGGGTGACGGCGACCGCGTGGCCCAGCTCCGGCAGGCGCTCGACAACGCCTCCGCCATCGTGCGCTTCGCCCGGGGCGTCCCCGCCGACCTGATCAAGCTGACCATCTACTGCGTCGGCTGCACCAGCGACGACTTCAACGCCATGCGCACCGCGGCCGCCGACATCTTTCCCACTGGAGAAGGACCGGCGCTCACGATGGTTGGCGTGACCTCGCTGCCCGATGCCGGCATGCTGGTCGCGCTGGACGGCGTGGCAGTGCTCCGCGGCACCATCCCCGACCGGACCCGCGACCCGGAGGCCGGGACGCGCTAG
- a CDS encoding DUF5916 domain-containing protein, whose protein sequence is MLFPLLAALIQDPAQAPAPTVTIPRIDAAVTVDGVLDEPVWAQATRLDGFHQYRPVDGRMAEQETIILVWYSPTAIHFGIIAHDTDPASIRATFTDRDKITGEDRVRLYLDTFNDKRRASFFGVNGLGVQEDGLRSETSGSAGSLFGGQDDLNVDYLWDSKGRRTEQGYEVEVRIPFKSLQYAGAGPQAWGFNAVRYVQRSAYEDTWTDVRRANSSFLAQEGTLTGLEGMQRGLVFEAQPFVTMGWAGNRGTDGTFTREDPEPSAGVNLQLATTTMAFDGTINPDFSQVESDVGLITVNERFDLFVPEKRPFFLKGIDLFSTPGNLIYTRRIADPYGGAKVTGKVGRNSIAYLGAVDEFKTADDAWFNLVRVRRDYGASSVLGLTYTDRIQGGAYNRLLEGDAHIVFAKLYFVEAQYGQSWTSLDDGAATVTDPIWKLTFDRTGRTWGFNYTINGIGPDFIAASGFVPRNNIVTAHIFNRLSFYGAKGALLENFTVFFGPTWIYEYDGFVDNSPAEGTQDATFQFQLRGGWQLSAKPARSFTSFYLADYDGLETAPGVPFIPPAGLDNLYTGQLSVSTPTYQLFNASASYQFGHAPLYAEGSEGTGSTLSASVNVRPSKTLRFEGRLAYASLHRVSDGSEYANSVIPRFKFEFQPSRPLFFRLITEYQSTRRAELRDPVTGQVLLIGGVPIPARNDQGLRVDVLASYEPSPGTVAFLGYGSASITTDAWDFSTLQRQTDGFFLKLAYLFRR, encoded by the coding sequence ATGCTCTTTCCTCTCCTCGCCGCGCTGATCCAGGATCCGGCGCAGGCCCCCGCCCCCACCGTCACGATTCCCCGGATCGATGCCGCCGTCACCGTGGACGGCGTGCTCGACGAGCCGGTGTGGGCGCAGGCCACCCGGCTCGACGGCTTCCACCAGTATCGGCCGGTGGACGGCCGGATGGCAGAACAAGAGACGATCATCCTCGTCTGGTATTCGCCGACCGCCATCCACTTCGGCATCATCGCGCACGACACCGATCCTGCCAGCATCCGCGCGACCTTCACCGACCGCGACAAGATCACGGGCGAAGACCGCGTCCGCCTGTACCTGGACACCTTCAACGACAAGCGCCGCGCCTCGTTCTTCGGGGTGAACGGGCTCGGCGTCCAGGAAGACGGCCTCCGGAGCGAAACGAGCGGGAGCGCCGGGAGTCTCTTCGGTGGGCAGGACGACCTCAACGTGGACTATCTCTGGGACTCGAAGGGGCGCCGCACGGAGCAGGGGTACGAGGTGGAAGTACGCATCCCGTTCAAGAGCCTGCAGTACGCCGGCGCCGGGCCGCAAGCCTGGGGGTTCAACGCCGTGCGCTACGTGCAGCGCAGTGCGTACGAGGACACCTGGACCGACGTCCGGCGGGCCAACTCAAGCTTCCTCGCGCAGGAGGGGACGCTGACGGGGCTCGAAGGGATGCAGCGCGGGCTCGTTTTCGAGGCCCAGCCGTTCGTCACGATGGGATGGGCCGGGAACCGGGGCACAGACGGGACGTTCACCCGGGAGGATCCGGAGCCGAGCGCGGGGGTGAACCTTCAACTCGCCACGACGACCATGGCGTTCGACGGCACCATCAACCCCGATTTCAGCCAGGTCGAAAGCGACGTGGGACTGATTACTGTCAACGAGCGGTTCGACCTGTTCGTCCCCGAGAAGCGGCCCTTCTTCCTCAAGGGAATCGACCTCTTCTCGACCCCCGGCAACCTCATTTATACGCGCCGTATCGCCGATCCGTACGGCGGCGCCAAGGTGACCGGCAAGGTGGGGCGGAACAGCATCGCCTACCTCGGCGCCGTCGACGAGTTCAAGACCGCCGACGACGCTTGGTTCAACCTGGTCCGCGTGCGCCGCGACTACGGCGCGAGCAGCGTGCTGGGCCTGACGTACACCGACCGGATCCAGGGCGGCGCCTACAATCGGCTCCTCGAGGGCGACGCGCACATCGTCTTTGCCAAGCTCTACTTCGTGGAGGCCCAGTACGGACAGTCGTGGACCAGCCTGGACGACGGCGCGGCGACCGTGACCGATCCCATCTGGAAGCTGACGTTCGACCGCACCGGCCGGACGTGGGGATTCAACTACACCATCAACGGGATCGGGCCGGATTTCATCGCCGCCTCCGGATTCGTGCCGCGCAACAACATCGTGACCGCGCACATCTTCAACCGGCTGTCGTTCTATGGCGCCAAGGGGGCGCTGCTGGAGAACTTCACGGTCTTCTTCGGGCCGACCTGGATCTATGAGTATGACGGGTTTGTCGACAACAGCCCCGCCGAGGGGACCCAGGACGCGACCTTCCAGTTCCAGCTGCGGGGCGGCTGGCAGCTGAGCGCCAAGCCCGCGCGGAGCTTCACGTCGTTCTACCTGGCGGACTATGACGGGCTGGAGACCGCGCCCGGCGTCCCCTTCATCCCCCCCGCGGGGCTGGACAACCTGTACACCGGCCAGCTTTCCGTCAGCACGCCCACCTACCAGCTCTTCAACGCCTCGGCGAGCTACCAGTTCGGGCACGCGCCCCTCTACGCCGAAGGGAGCGAGGGAACGGGGTCCACGCTCAGCGCCAGCGTCAACGTCCGTCCAAGCAAGACCCTCCGGTTCGAGGGCCGCCTGGCCTACGCGTCGCTGCACCGCGTGTCGGACGGATCCGAGTATGCGAACAGCGTGATTCCGCGCTTCAAGTTCGAGTTCCAGCCGTCCCGGCCCCTCTTCTTCCGGCTCATTACCGAGTACCAGTCGACCCGACGAGCGGAATTGCGGGACCCTGTCACCGGCCAGGTCCTCCTCATCGGCGGCGTGCCCATCCCGGCCCGCAACGACCAGGGTCTCCGTGTCGATGTGCTCGCCTCCTACGAACCGAGCCCCGGCACCGTCGCCTTCCTGGGATATGGATCCGCTTCCATCACCACCGACGCCTGGGACTTTTCGACGCTCCAGCGCCAGACCGACGGCTTCTTCCTGAAGCTTGCCTACCTCTTCCGGAGGTAG
- a CDS encoding beta-ketoacyl-ACP synthase III yields the protein MRRSAIIGTGFCVPDRVVTNDDLAGLMETSDEWIRERTGIEERRWVREGQTSVDLALPAAQQALEAAGMQPTDLDAIVFATSTPDHFCPGNGVYLQRALGAGNLPALDIRTQCSGFVYGLSVADAWIRAGQYDRILLVGEEIQSTGMDLSTEGRHTAVIFADGAGAAVLGPVEESEDRGVLAFDLHTDGDYAEKLWVDVPGSMYHPRISAEQLEEGKQWLRMDGRDVFRHAVTKMPASATEVITRAGYTWDDVNLLIPHQANLRISEAVQKSLGLRDDQVYNNIMRYGNTTSATIPIALDECVRSGRLKRGDLLVLTAFGSGFMWGSCVIRW from the coding sequence GTGCGTCGTTCGGCCATTATCGGCACCGGCTTCTGTGTCCCTGACCGCGTCGTCACCAACGACGACCTTGCCGGTCTCATGGAGACATCGGACGAGTGGATTCGCGAACGAACAGGCATCGAGGAGCGCCGCTGGGTGCGGGAGGGGCAAACTTCCGTCGACCTGGCCCTCCCAGCCGCCCAGCAGGCATTGGAAGCGGCGGGAATGCAGCCTACCGATCTCGACGCGATCGTCTTCGCCACCTCCACGCCCGATCACTTCTGCCCCGGCAACGGCGTGTATCTCCAGCGGGCGCTCGGCGCCGGCAACCTTCCCGCCCTCGACATCCGGACACAGTGCAGCGGCTTCGTCTACGGCCTGTCGGTGGCGGACGCCTGGATCCGTGCGGGCCAGTATGATCGGATCCTGCTGGTGGGGGAGGAGATTCAGTCGACCGGGATGGACCTCAGCACCGAAGGCCGGCACACCGCGGTGATCTTCGCCGACGGCGCCGGCGCCGCCGTGCTGGGTCCAGTGGAGGAGTCCGAGGACCGTGGGGTGCTCGCCTTCGACCTCCACACCGATGGGGACTATGCGGAAAAGCTCTGGGTGGATGTCCCCGGCTCCATGTACCACCCGCGCATCTCGGCGGAACAACTTGAGGAAGGCAAGCAATGGCTCCGGATGGACGGACGGGACGTCTTCCGGCACGCGGTGACCAAGATGCCAGCCTCGGCGACCGAGGTGATCACGAGAGCAGGCTACACCTGGGATGACGTCAACCTCCTCATCCCGCATCAGGCCAACCTCCGGATTTCGGAGGCGGTGCAGAAGTCGCTTGGCCTTCGGGACGACCAGGTCTACAACAACATCATGCGATACGGGAACACCACGTCGGCCACGATCCCGATCGCGCTCGATGAGTGCGTGCGCAGCGGGCGTCTCAAGCGGGGAGACCTGCTGGTGCTGACGGCGTTCGGCTCGGGCTTCATGTGGGGGAGTTGCGTGATACGCTGGTAA